In Archangium violaceum, the following are encoded in one genomic region:
- a CDS encoding DUF2171 domain-containing protein yields MVRLDEVREGMVVRDAEGRRVGRVGAVGESHFELEPHLLSRDEFLVEYSDVRHVRDGELYLDRTPHLLKLEDDDGGALPPRHSEGLEAEPVNVNEEEEHPMGHGLDGSLTHL; encoded by the coding sequence ATGGTGCGGCTGGACGAGGTGCGTGAGGGCATGGTGGTACGGGACGCGGAGGGCCGGAGGGTGGGGCGCGTGGGCGCGGTGGGCGAGAGCCACTTCGAGCTGGAGCCTCACCTGCTGTCGCGCGACGAGTTCCTGGTGGAGTACTCGGACGTGCGCCACGTGCGCGACGGCGAGCTGTACCTCGACCGCACCCCGCACCTGCTCAAGCTGGAGGACGACGATGGTGGCGCCCTGCCCCCGCGGCACAGCGAGGGCCTGGAGGCGGAGCCGGTGAACGTGAACGAGGAGGAGGAGCACCCCATGGGCCATGGGCTGGACGGCTCCCTGACACACCTGTGA
- a CDS encoding sensor histidine kinase, with translation MHVMIPAAPLRFLLSPSLGEVKEHVRAELFSRALTQRLGRPVVVELAPSYEALERELVEGRVDLAWGTAEQCTAFEPQARAVLRAVRAGLWYYHAALVCRAERPLTVETLKGRRAAWVAPRSTGGYLLPMRHLRAQGLNPSDTFAEERFHGTYRKALLALLAGEADVAAIYSSHPEENTVRAYLAEHVGTDERLLIPFEFTEPTLADGLILTSRLQEADAAALVSILTTLAVRGAGLEPLLGLFDSEGFVLSSMPVPRPPPPRAVRHTEYLAAELDAQERCMRLWTPAGSAFGRDTRHAEGRRLEAVLGPEAGDALVALARAARHSGVGGRVEYRLEVEGETRWYAAEATVRAPAPGSGASTTTALLVRDVTELRALEEELYRLASFPLLHPEPMLEVGMDGALRYANPAAHTAFPDLLVRGAGHPLVEATLTWAKRGAEVGESPPTVQLGGRHWELTVALLLDPEGLRVFAKNVTARKQMEAQLFKADRMAALGSLAAAVGHEMNNPLAYMLANLAFANEELERIRKTLREQGNELEEELDDVEEALGEARDGADRLKTIVQDLRMLSRAPPEQRERVEVVPVLEHALSLVKGELRHRARLEKDFRPVPQVEGDEGRLGQVFINLLLNAVQAMSELDAARNVLRVATYTGPAGEVVVEVQDTGVGMAPEVLARLFEPFFTTRPASTGLGLSVSYAIVSSLGGTLRAESREGVGTTLTVILPAAPPNPNNNNNNNPSPSGRGTG, from the coding sequence ATGCACGTGATGATACCGGCCGCGCCCCTCCGTTTCCTCCTCTCCCCGTCGCTCGGAGAGGTGAAGGAGCACGTGCGGGCGGAGCTCTTCAGCCGAGCACTCACCCAGCGGCTGGGCCGCCCGGTGGTGGTGGAGCTGGCGCCCTCGTACGAGGCGCTGGAGAGGGAGCTGGTGGAGGGCCGGGTGGACCTCGCCTGGGGCACGGCCGAGCAGTGCACCGCTTTCGAGCCGCAAGCGCGCGCGGTGCTCAGGGCCGTGCGGGCCGGTCTCTGGTACTACCACGCGGCACTGGTGTGCCGGGCCGAGCGGCCGCTCACCGTGGAGACATTGAAGGGCAGACGTGCCGCCTGGGTGGCCCCGCGCTCCACCGGCGGCTATCTGCTGCCCATGCGCCACCTGCGGGCCCAGGGGCTCAACCCCTCGGACACCTTCGCCGAGGAGCGCTTCCACGGCACCTACCGCAAGGCGCTGCTGGCGCTGCTGGCCGGCGAGGCGGACGTGGCCGCCATCTACTCCAGCCATCCGGAGGAGAACACCGTCCGGGCCTATCTCGCCGAGCACGTGGGGACGGACGAGCGCCTGCTCATCCCCTTCGAGTTCACCGAGCCCACGCTGGCCGACGGGCTCATCCTCACCTCGCGGTTGCAGGAGGCGGACGCGGCCGCGCTGGTATCCATCCTCACCACGCTGGCCGTGAGGGGCGCGGGGCTGGAGCCGCTGCTGGGCCTCTTCGACAGCGAGGGCTTCGTCCTCTCCAGCATGCCGGTGCCCCGGCCGCCCCCGCCCCGCGCGGTGCGGCACACGGAGTACCTGGCGGCGGAGCTGGACGCGCAGGAGCGGTGCATGCGGCTGTGGACGCCCGCGGGCTCGGCGTTCGGGCGGGACACGCGCCATGCCGAGGGACGGCGGCTGGAGGCGGTGCTGGGGCCGGAGGCGGGGGATGCGCTGGTGGCGCTCGCGCGGGCGGCGCGGCACAGCGGCGTGGGAGGGCGGGTGGAGTACCGTCTGGAGGTGGAGGGCGAGACGCGGTGGTACGCGGCCGAGGCCACGGTGCGAGCACCGGCCCCGGGCAGCGGGGCGAGCACCACCACGGCGCTGCTGGTGCGAGACGTCACCGAGCTGCGCGCGCTGGAGGAGGAGCTGTACCGGCTGGCCTCCTTCCCGCTGCTGCACCCGGAGCCGATGCTGGAGGTGGGGATGGACGGGGCGCTGCGCTACGCCAACCCGGCGGCGCACACGGCCTTTCCGGACCTGCTGGTGCGCGGGGCGGGGCACCCGCTGGTGGAGGCGACGCTGACGTGGGCGAAGCGAGGGGCGGAGGTAGGCGAGTCCCCGCCCACGGTGCAGCTGGGGGGACGGCACTGGGAGCTGACGGTGGCGCTGCTGTTGGACCCCGAGGGGCTGCGGGTGTTCGCGAAGAACGTGACGGCGCGCAAGCAGATGGAGGCGCAGCTCTTCAAGGCGGACCGGATGGCGGCGCTGGGCTCGCTGGCGGCGGCGGTGGGGCACGAGATGAACAACCCACTGGCCTACATGCTGGCCAACCTGGCCTTCGCGAACGAGGAGCTGGAGCGCATCCGGAAGACGCTGCGCGAGCAGGGAAACGAGCTGGAGGAGGAGCTGGACGACGTGGAGGAGGCGCTGGGGGAGGCGAGGGATGGGGCGGACCGGCTGAAGACGATCGTTCAGGACCTGAGGATGCTGTCGAGGGCACCGCCCGAGCAACGAGAGCGGGTGGAGGTGGTGCCGGTGCTGGAGCACGCGCTGAGCCTGGTGAAGGGCGAGCTGCGGCACCGGGCGCGGCTGGAGAAGGACTTCCGGCCGGTGCCCCAGGTGGAGGGAGACGAAGGGCGACTGGGGCAGGTGTTCATCAACCTGCTGCTGAACGCGGTGCAGGCGATGAGCGAGCTGGACGCGGCGCGCAACGTGCTGCGGGTGGCGACGTACACGGGGCCGGCGGGAGAGGTGGTGGTGGAGGTGCAGGACACGGGAGTGGGGATGGCGCCGGAGGTGCTGGCGAGGCTCTTCGAGCCCTTCTTCACGACGAGACCAGCGAGCACGGGACTGGGGCTGTCGGTGAGCTACGCCATCGTGTCGAGCCTGGGAGGCACGTTGAGGGCGGAGAGTCGCGAGGGGGTGGGCACGACGCTGACGGTCATCCTGCCGGCCGCGCCCCCCAATCCCAACAACAACAACAACAACAACCCCTCTCCCTCTGGGAGAGGGACGGGGTGA